Proteins encoded together in one Ipomoea triloba cultivar NCNSP0323 chromosome 4, ASM357664v1 window:
- the LOC116017393 gene encoding protein VASCULAR ASSOCIATED DEATH 1, chloroplastic gives MAAVLSDKAAEAASPSPPPAQFMDHHSPSLSTVNSRRSDDASDAADASDLAFLDRSSSLSSSARLSDSQSLLALRSEEYRQLFRLPVDEVLIQDFNCALQESFLLQGHMYLFAHNICFYSNLFGFETKKIIPIHEITSVRRAKAAAIFPTAIEIIAGGKKFFFTSFLSRDEAFKLINDGWLQHNNGPKATGDQQEQYSEPISQENGSPLADKTESPDQPVDEAASVERDKEISLSDDTKPLDNGDYEIVPNPSVPPDSLEEAAEIVQSTDCSSSGKSLVLEEVNYDAPQVPEDYTLVAESKFPVKVEEFFDLFFSDEGADFQESFHKKCGDKDFKCTPWRPHEKFGHTRNVSFQHPIKIYFGAKFGSCQELMKYRVYRNCHLVVETSQEISDVPYGDYFQVEGLWDVKRDGSEGCILKVYTNVAFSKKTMWKGKIVQSTIDECRDAYAIWIELAHEFLKQKKLEMEQAGVHAANLIPNGQVEMEKPVSAVECKEKSDSGNGAVISQTLPDSNNMNRHPVSFPQESCTNNAPVPFLFRDFNSRFSSLLKSQNHFYVLLIVAIAVVLLLMQMSIIVLLSRPQQIHVVPQGDCMGGMHGMGERGVETLAYIDKQINHLKEEMLMVETTLHKMQNEYDLLKVKLNDFERIKKYQK, from the exons ATGGCAGCGGTGCTTTCCGACAAGGCCGCGGAGGCGGCATCGCCGTCGCCTCCGCCCGCGCAGTTTATGGACCATCATTCGCCTTCTCTTTCTACTGTGAATTCCAGGCGCTCCGACGACGCTTCTGACGCCGCTGATGCCTCGGATCTCGCCTTCCTCGATCGCTCTTCTTCTCTTTCTAGCTCGGCGAGGCTCTCGGATTCTCAG TCTCTCCTGGCTTTAAGGAGTGAAGAGTATCGGCAACTGTTCCGTCTTCCAGTGGATGAA GTTCTTATTCAAGATTTTAACTGTGCATTGCAAGAGAGTTTTCTTCTTCAG GGCCACATGTACTTATTTGCGCATAATATTTGCTTTTACTCCAACCTTTTTGGATTTGAGACAAAG AAAATAATTCCAATTCATGAGATCACATCTGTTAGAAGAGCAAAAGCAGCCGCAATATTCCCAACAGCCATAGAAATAATAGCTGGAGGAAAGAAG TTCTTTTTTACATCTTTTCTGTCCCGTGATGAAGCTTTTAAGCTCATAAATGACGGTTGGCTGCAACACAATAATGGACCTAAAGCGACTGGAGATCAGCAG GAGCAATATTCAGAGCCAATAAGTCAAGAAAATGGGTCTCCATTGGCTGATAAAACAGAGAGTCCTGATCAACCTGTGGATGAGGCAGCATCTGTGGAAAG GGATAAAGAAATTTCTCTGTCAGATGATACAAAACCTTTAGATAATGGGGATTATGAAATTGTTCCAAATCCTTCAGTACCACCAGACAGTTTAGAGGAGGCTGCAGAGATTGTTCAGAGCACTGATTGTTCATCATCAGGAAAATCTCTGGTCTTGGAGGAAGTGAATTATGATGCACCTCAGG TACCAGAAGACTACACATTGGTTGCAGAATCAAAGTTTCCG GTGAAGGTGGAAGAGTTCTTTGATCTCTTCTTTTCAGATGAAGGCGCTGATTTCCAGGAGTCATTTCACAAAAAATGTGGAGATAAAG ATTTTAAATGCACTCCCTGGCGTCCTCATGAAAAATTTGGGCACACTCGTAATGTATCATTTCAACatccaattaaaatttattttg GTGCAAAGTTTGGCAGCTGTCAGGAGCTTATGAAATACCGAGTTTACAGAAACTG TCACCTTGTGGTTGAGACTTCTCAAGAAATTAGTGACGTACCGTATGGAGATTATTTTCAAGTGGAG GGTCTTTGGGATGTTAAGAGAGATGGTAGTGAAGGTTGCATTCTGAAGGTTTACACAAACGTGGCCTTTTCCAAGAAAACTATGTGGAAAG GAAAGATAGTGCAGTCCACAATTGACGAATGTCGAGATGCTTATGCCATTTGGATTGAgctg GCTCATGAATTTTTGAAGCAAAAGAAGCTTGAGATGGAACAAG CTGGAGTTCATGCAGCTAATTTAATTCCAAATGGTCAAGTTGAGATGGAGAAGCCAGTGAGTGCAGTTGAATGCAAGGAGAAGTCAGACAGTGGAAATGGTGCAGTAATCTCACAGACATTGCCGGACTCAAATAATATGAACCGGCATCCTGTCAGTTTCCCGCAAGAAAGCTGTACCAACAATGCACCAGTTCCATTCTTGTTTAGAGATTTCAACTCAAGATTTTCTTCATTGTTGAAATCTCAAAACCACTTCTACGTTCTCCTGATTGTGGCAATAGCTGTGGTGCTCCTCCTAATGCAG ATGAGCATAATCGTACTATTAAGTAGACCTCAACAGATCCACGTGGTTCCTCAAGGAGATTGCATGGGCGGCATGCATGGAATGGGGGAGAGGGGGGTTGAGACACTTGCATATATAGATAAGCAGATTAACCATCTCAAAGAAGAGATGCTAATGGTGGAGACGACGCTGCACAAAATGCAGAACGAGTACGACTTACTAAAAGTAAAATTGAACGACTTTGAGCGAATTAAGAAGTACCAGAAATGA
- the LOC116017394 gene encoding ras-related protein RIC1-like yields the protein MNPDYDYLFKLLLIGDSGVGKSCLLLRFADNTYLDSYISTIGVDFKIRTVEQGGKTIKLQIWDTAGQERFRTITSSYYRGAHGIIVVYDVTDEDSYNNIKEWLNEINRYASETVNKLLVGNKCDLASKRAVSYETAKAFADEIGIPFMETSAKDATNVEQAFMAMCCAIKNRMAAQPSSNSSKPPTINIKGQPVVQSSGGCCS from the exons ATGAATCCCGATTA CGACTATCTTTTCAAACTTTTGCTAATTGGAGATTCTGGAGTTGGGAAGTCATGTCTCCTTTTGAGGTTTGCT GATAATACATACTTGGATAGTTACATAAGCACCATTGGGGTTGACTTT AAAATCCGTACTGTGGAGCAAGGAGGGAAGACAATTAAACTTCAGATT TGGGATACTGCTGGACAAGAACGGTTTAGGACTATCACTAGCAGCTACTATCGTGGAGCTCATGGTATAATT GTTGTATATGACGTGACGGACGAGGATAGCTACAACAACATCAAAGAGTGGCTAAATGAAATTAATCGCTATGCTAGTGAAACCGTCAATAAACTTCTTGTTGGGAACAAATGCGACCTTGCATCTAAAAGAGCCGTCTCATATGAGACAGCAAAG GCATTTGCTGATGAGATTGGTATTCCATTTATGGAAACCAGTGCAAAAGATGCTACCAATGTAGAGCAGGCTTTCATGGCTATGTGTTGTGCTATAAAGAATAG GATGGCAGCCCAACCATCATCAAACTCATCAAAGCCTCCAACAATCAATATTAAAGGACAGCCAGTTGTACAGAGCAGCGGCGGTTGCTGCTCTTAA
- the LOC116017652 gene encoding uclacyanin-3-like, with translation MAMATFVLLFLLLASPAAFAKDHVVGGDGGWSQSGDYTTWAGGETFTVGDNLVFNYGGSHGVAEVSKDDYDSCNAANALQSFSDGKTTIKLSKAGPMYFMCPTFGHCQTGMKLEINVKSGSSSTPAGGSPPSSGTAPSTPSDSDSPPTTPAPAGKSSPNGAADISGGMFGFSLALGALLALMS, from the exons ATGGCAATGGCAACTTTTGTTCTTCTCTTCCTCCTGTTGGCTTCTCCGGCAGCTTTTGCCAAGGACCACGTCGTCGGTGGCGACGGCGGGTGGAGCCAGTCCGGCGATTACACCACATGGGCAGGCGGTGAAACGTTCACTGTTGGCGATAATCTTG TGTTCAACTATGGCGGAAGCCACGGCGTCGCCGAGGTGAGCAAAGACGACTATGATAGCTGTAACGCCGCAAACGCCCTGCAATCCTTCTCCGACGGGAAAACAACCATTAAGCTAAGCAAGGCCGGTCCGATGTACTTCATGTGCCCCACTTTTGGCCACTGCCAAACCGGTATGAAGTTGGAGATCAACGTCAAGTCCGGCAGCTCCTCCACCCCCGCCGGCGGTTCTCCTCCCTCCTCCGGCACCGCACCCTCCACCCCCTCCGACTCCGATTCTCCTCCCACCACTCCCGCCCCCGCCGGAAAAAGCTCTCCCAACGGTGCAGCGGATATCTCCGGCGGCATGTTTGGGTTTTCGCTTGCCTTGGGAGCCTTGTTGGCATTGATGAGCTAG